AGCGAGTGCCTCTACGCCCAGCTGCAGGCCGACACCGAGGGTCGCGTCGGCGCCTCGGTGCTGTTCCCCGGCCCGCACATGCTGCGCACGGGCCTCTTCAGCTCGTGGCGCAACCGGCCCGCCGACCTGGCCAGCCCCACCGCCCGCCGGGGGAGCGTCGAGGCGTTCGAGGAGCGGATGGCCGAGGCGGGCGTCAGCGTCACCTACACGCCGGTCGAGGAGGTCGCCGACCAGGTGGTCGCCGCCGTGCGCGACCAGGCGTTCTGGATCCTGCCCAAGGGCGGTCGGTCCGACGAGCAGATCTCCGCCCGGGCCGAGTCGATGCTGGCCCGCACCAACCCGACCTACATCAGCGACGTCACCGGCTGAGCACTGAGCCCAGGAGCACGACATGGACAGCAACGACCCCTACCTCGTCATCTCGTCGGACTGCCACGCCGGGCTGCCCAACGCCGAGTACCGCGACTGGCTCGACCCCGAGTTCCGGGAGGCGTTCGACGTCCACCTGGCCGAACGCACCCGCATGATCGAGCTGGCGCAGCGCGGGATGCTCAACGAGGAGTTCGCCAAGGAGTGGGAGGAGGAGAACGCCGAGGGCCTCCGCGGCGGCTGGGACGCGTCCCGGCGGGACAAGGAGCTCGACGCCGACGGCGTGGTGGGCGAGGTCATCTTCCCCGACGCCGACGCGGTGTCGGCCGGGGCCAGCGCGCCCTTCGGCGCGGGTCTGGCAGCCGGCGGCGAGACCGACCCGGCGCTGCTGATGGCCGGTGCCCGGGCGCACAACCGCTGGCTGGCCGAGCTGTGCGCCACGTCGCCCGAGCGGCGGGCCGGGGTGGCGGTCGTGCCGATCTTCGACGTGGACGCCGCGGTGGCCGAGATCCGGCGGGCGCGGGAGTCGGGGCTGCGCGGCGGCATCCTGATCCCGTCGATGTGGGCGCCCTACCCGCCCTACCACGACCCCTGCTACGACCCGGTGTGGGCGGTGTGCCAGGAGCTGGCCATGCCGGTGCACGTGCACTCGGGTGCGGCCGACAAGGCGTCGTACGGTCCGCACGTCGGCATCTACACCACCGAGGTGCGCTGGTGGTCGGCCCGGCCGCTGCACTTCCTCATCTGGTCCGGGGTGTTCGAGCGGTTCCCCGGGCTGCGCTTCGTGGTCACCGAGTGCGGCGCCTTCTGGGCGGCCGACCTGCTGTGGACGATGGACACGGTCTACGACCGCGAGCACGGCTCACGGAAGCTGGGCGACCAGCTCACCGCGGCGCTGTCCCGGCGGCCCAGCGAGGTGTTCGACGCCAACTGCGGCATCGGAGCCTCCAACACCCGCCGCCGCGAGCTCGCCCGCCGCTACGAGATCGGCGTCGCCAACCTCATGTGGGGCAACGACTTCCCCCATCCCGAGGGCACCTGGCCCCACACCCGGGAGTGGCTGCGAACGGCGTTCCACGACATCCCGGTCGACGAGACCCGGGCGATCCTGGGCGGCAACACCGCGGCCATGTACGGCTTCGACGCCGCCGCGCTGAGCCCACTGGCGACGCGGATCGGCCCGACCCCGGCCGACCTGGGCCAGACCGGCAGCGACCTGGCCAAGTGGACCGACCTGCGCGCCGCCGGCCGCCCGTGGCTCACCGGGGTCGAGGCGGTCCCGGTCGTGCTCGCCGAGGCCGAGGCCGACGGATGACCGCCACCGGTCAGGGCACGGCGGCGTTCGACCCGTTCGAGGACGGCTTCGTCGACTGGCCGTACGATCAGTACGCCCGGCTGCGGGCGGAGGACCCCGTCCACTGGTCGCCCTTGCTCGAGGGCTGGGTGCTCACCCGCTACGACGACGTCAACACGGTGCTGCGCGACCCGACGGTGAGCGTGGATCTCGACAACGCCAACCCCACCGGCGTCGTGGAGCTGCAGCGCGAGCGGATCCGCCGCAACGGGCGGGGCTCCCACACCCTGGTGCTGCTCGACGATCCCGACCACAAGCGGCTGCGCAAGCTGCTGCAGCGGCCGTTCGCGCCCCGGCCGGTGGAGGGGCTGCGCGAGATGGTGACCGCCCGGGTCGACCGGGCCATGGCGGCGCTGCTGCCCCGGGGCGAGATGGACGTCGTCGGCGACTTCGCCTACCCGCTGCCGGTGGCGGTGTTCTGCGAGATGCTCGGCATCCCCGACGAGGCGTCGCCGCAGTTCCGCGACTGGACCATGGCGGTGATCCGGAACCTCGACCCGCTGATCGACGACGAGGAGCAGGCACGCTGCGCCGCGCTGACCGGCGAGATGTACGACTACCTCGACGACCAGGCCGAGCTGAAGCGGCAGGCACCGGCGGCCGACGTGATGACCGAGCTGGTGCAGGCCGAGGACGCCGGCGACCGCCTGAGCCGCGACGAGCTGGTGGCCCAGCTGGTCACCCTGTACGTCGCCGGTCACGAGCCCATCACCGGTCTGGTCGGCAACGGCCTGCTCGCCCTGCTGCGCCAGCCCGAGCAGCTCGCGCTGCTTCGGGCCCGGCCGGAGCTGTTGGGGAACGCGGTCCACGAGCTGCTCCGCTACGACGGGCCCAACCAGTTCGTGCGTCGCATCGCGGTCCAGCCGCTCACCCTCGGCGACCGGGAGATCTCGCCCGGCGACGTCATCTACCTGGGCATCGGTGCGGCCAACCACGACCCGGCGCGCTGGCCCGATCCCGACGCCGTCGACGTCTCCCGCCCCGACGCCCCCCACCACGTGCAGTTCGGCTCCGGCATCCACGCCTGCCTGGGCACCCACCTCGCCCGCCTGGTCTCCGAGGTCGCGCTCAGCGCCCTCCTGTTCCGACTCGACGACATCCAGCCGGCCGGCGACCCGGTCTGGAGCGATCGCATGGTCCTCCGCGGCCTCCAGTCCCTCCCCATCACCTTCCGAGCCTGACCCATCCTCCAGCAACGCGCGGGCCGGCCTACGGCCCAGGCAGGTACGAGCGATCAGGGCTAAGGAGGTGGACCTGGGCCGGTCGCCGGTCTGGCCGTCGCTGTCGGGGCGCTTCACAGCGTTGGATCAGACGTCGTTGCTGGTGCGCGGCTTACGCTTGTTGGTATGAGCCGGTTCGAGCGCAGGCGGAGTGCCACGTTGGGTCCTGGCGCGCGGCCGGTCTCGATTCCCGACGACGTGGACGATGTGGGGGTGGTCAAGGAGCGGGGGATTGTGGAGCTGCCGTTGCGGGTGCGTTGGAGTGGCCCGGAGCGGCGCTATGACCTGCGTGATCGCCGGCAGCGGGCGCTGGTGTACGAGCAGGTCCTCGCCGAGGGAACCGACGACGACGTTCGTCGTTTCATCGATGTCAACGACCTCATTGACCTCTGGCCGGACCTGGTGCTTCCTCGTCACGTCCGGGCCGCCTGGTCCCGTTGGCTGCGGGAGCGGCGCTCTATCGTCGTGGCGTGCTGACACCGTTGCAGGAACGGGTCGCCCGGATGGTTTCGTCGCTACCCGAGGCCGAGGGGTTCGCTCTGGCCGGAGTTGGCCGCAGACAAGCTCCTGGCCCTCTTTGACCGAGCACAGGCCCGTGACTTCGTTGACGTGGCGGCATTGGTGGGGCGTTTCGGGTTCGACGGGCTCTGTGACCTGGCCAAAGAGAAAGACGCTGGCTTCTCGCTGGCCGTGTTGCGCGAGATGCTCGGGGGCTTCGCCCGGTTCGACCAAGCCGAGTTCGGGCTCGATGACACGGCCTACGTACAACTGGCGCACCAGGTCCGTCAGTGGCGTGCAACCCTCTCACTGAGCGACTCACGGTCCATCGACCCACCCAACCAGGGCCCCGGCGTCGGTCTCTGACACCTGACCCAGGTCCTGCAGTAGTCCGGTGGCTCGGGTGGGGCCGGTCCGCGAGAACGCTCTCGGCAGGATCGATGTTCCGTGGCTGGCCCGGGTCCAGGCAGCGGCATGATCGTGGTCATGGAGATGACCACGTCGGAGGATCCGGAGAAGTGGACGTTGAGCGACGTCGTGGCGTTGGCAGCGCTTCGGCCGCTCGTCGAGGGGTACGTGCCGTGGACCACGTGGTCGATGCGGCCCGCCGCGATCGTGTCGATCGTCAACGAGATCGAGCTGAAAGGGCGGTCGACGGTCGTCGAGCTGGGCGCGGGGGCGTCGACGTTGTACCTGGGGCGGGCGGTGGCGAACGTAGGAGGTCGACTCGTCAGCATCGAGCAGGACCCTGAGCTGGTCGCGTACCTGCGACGGCTGGTCGACCGGGAGGGCCTCTCCGATGTGGCCTCGGTGGAGCAGGTGGGGCTCTCTCCCCTCCCGCCCGCCTACCGCGTCGACTCGACGGCCTGGACGTCCCCGGACACGTGGTACGACGTCGACCGGTTGAGGGCCGTGTCCCCCGAGGGCATCGACGTCCTGGTCGTCGATGCTCCTCCCGCCGGGAACCAGGAGCGTGTGCTGGCCCGCGAGCCCGCGGTCGACGCCTTGTGCGGACAGTTCGCGGCGGAGTACTCGATCTTCCTCGACGACGCCGATCGACCGGCCGAGCGCGAGACCCTGCGGCGGTGGGGAGATCGGCTCGGCATCGACACGCACATCGTCGAACGGATCTCACTCGGGCTGGGCCGCTCCGATGGCGGGATGATCCCCAGCATGTGAGACCGCCGGCGTCGGCCCGCACCCAAAGCCGAAGGGTGAAGATGTCGTCCGGGGAAAATCCTTAGCGGCAGCTGCCCGGTACTCCACGTGGGGGGTATGGCCGGTGCGCCCGTCCGACGGCGCACCAACCCCTCCGACAAGGAGGAAGGGCCAGTGAAGAGAGCTCGCGTCAAGATCGCGCTCGCCGTAGGGGCCGTCGTCGCCGTGGGGGTGGTGGGGCTGGGAACGGTCGCCATGGCCTCCGACAGGGGTGACCGGGAAACCCTCAGCGGATACGAGGAGGTGCCGGCCCTCTCCACGCCGGGGGTGGGTGAGTTCCGGACGTCCATCTCGCGGTCGAAGGACGAGATCCGTTACGAGCTGACCTTCAGTGACTTGGAGTCGGATGCGACGCAAGCTCACATCCACTTCGAGAACGCGACCAACAACGGGCCCATCGTCGTGTTCCTCTGCTCGAACCTCGGGAACGGCCCGGCGGGAACACAGGCCTGCCCCGCTGCCGGCGGGACCATCAGCGGCACCATCCGGCCCGTGGACATCGGCGCCGGAGCCGTCGCACAAGGCCTCGCCGCGGGTGAGTTCGACGAGTTCGTGCGCGCCATCCGAGCGGGGGCGACCTACGTGAACGTCCACAGCGTCATCCGTCCGGGCGGCGAGATCCGGGCCCAGCTCGACGACGAGCACGACGGACACGGCTGACGATCACGAGAGCCGGCCGTCGGCAGTGCTCGTAGCTCCCGTGGCCCCGCCGTGACCTGCAACGCTGGGGTCGATGGATGAGGTCACGACGCGGGACCGCATCATCCTCGCCGCCGTGGAGTGCCTCGCCCGGCTGGGGTGGGAGCGAACGACGATCACCGAGGTGGCGAAGCGGGCGGGGGTGACCCGCCCCACGCTCTACGCCTACTTCCCGACCAAGGACGACCTGTTCGCCGAGGTCGGGGGCCGGGCAGCCGAGGAGATCAGCGAGCGGATCGT
This portion of the Acidimicrobiales bacterium genome encodes:
- a CDS encoding nucleotidyl transferase AbiEii/AbiGii toxin family protein, with protein sequence MAADKLLALFDRAQARDFVDVAALVGRFGFDGLCDLAKEKDAGFSLAVLREMLGGFARFDQAEFGLDDTAYVQLAHQVRQWRATLSLSDSRSIDPPNQGPGVGL
- a CDS encoding CHRD domain-containing protein, which produces MAGAPVRRRTNPSDKEEGPVKRARVKIALAVGAVVAVGVVGLGTVAMASDRGDRETLSGYEEVPALSTPGVGEFRTSISRSKDEIRYELTFSDLESDATQAHIHFENATNNGPIVVFLCSNLGNGPAGTQACPAAGGTISGTIRPVDIGAGAVAQGLAAGEFDEFVRAIRAGATYVNVHSVIRPGGEIRAQLDDEHDGHG
- a CDS encoding amidohydrolase family protein; amino-acid sequence: MDSNDPYLVISSDCHAGLPNAEYRDWLDPEFREAFDVHLAERTRMIELAQRGMLNEEFAKEWEEENAEGLRGGWDASRRDKELDADGVVGEVIFPDADAVSAGASAPFGAGLAAGGETDPALLMAGARAHNRWLAELCATSPERRAGVAVVPIFDVDAAVAEIRRARESGLRGGILIPSMWAPYPPYHDPCYDPVWAVCQELAMPVHVHSGAADKASYGPHVGIYTTEVRWWSARPLHFLIWSGVFERFPGLRFVVTECGAFWAADLLWTMDTVYDREHGSRKLGDQLTAALSRRPSEVFDANCGIGASNTRRRELARRYEIGVANLMWGNDFPHPEGTWPHTREWLRTAFHDIPVDETRAILGGNTAAMYGFDAAALSPLATRIGPTPADLGQTGSDLAKWTDLRAAGRPWLTGVEAVPVVLAEAEADG
- a CDS encoding cytochrome P450 translates to MTATGQGTAAFDPFEDGFVDWPYDQYARLRAEDPVHWSPLLEGWVLTRYDDVNTVLRDPTVSVDLDNANPTGVVELQRERIRRNGRGSHTLVLLDDPDHKRLRKLLQRPFAPRPVEGLREMVTARVDRAMAALLPRGEMDVVGDFAYPLPVAVFCEMLGIPDEASPQFRDWTMAVIRNLDPLIDDEEQARCAALTGEMYDYLDDQAELKRQAPAADVMTELVQAEDAGDRLSRDELVAQLVTLYVAGHEPITGLVGNGLLALLRQPEQLALLRARPELLGNAVHELLRYDGPNQFVRRIAVQPLTLGDREISPGDVIYLGIGAANHDPARWPDPDAVDVSRPDAPHHVQFGSGIHACLGTHLARLVSEVALSALLFRLDDIQPAGDPVWSDRMVLRGLQSLPITFRA